The following nucleotide sequence is from Drosophila simulans strain w501 chromosome 3L, Prin_Dsim_3.1, whole genome shotgun sequence.
ATTGGCCTTTCCATTGGTGGGCCATCAGCCCGGTGCCTCAAACACCACACAGTCTTATAGTCCGGGAAGCACGCTGCCCACGTTGCAGACGGCGGTGAACGCAAACACCAAAAAGGCAGGATTTGCACGAACCAAGTCAGCGGAACCGAGTTCTCCGCTGCTAAGGCGCGCCTTGTCACCGGATCGCTTGCATCCCCGTAGCGCGGAAACAAAGATATCGCCACTATGCTGTTCGCCGCCTATCAAGCAGCCGACCCACCAACGAGTGGTGACCACGACTTGGAGGTCGACGCCTGGCGGCAGTGCATcgggagctggaggagcagttTTGGGGGCTCCGACAGCTCAACCCCTGCAGTTGGTGCCTGCCGCTTCTGAGGAATCTCAAAGACCAACTGCTATGGCAACAGTGGTCTCCACAACCGCTGCTGGAACTGAACCAAGTGCCACCGCTGTGGTTACCCTGGCCAATTGTGAGCCTTTACCGCGTATTGCGGAGGAGAAAGATTCGCCCACCAGTACCCAAGAGAGCAGCAGTGTGTCCGAGGGATTCATGCCTGCTATCGAGGAGTTCGCGGAGGGGGAATCCTCATCTTCGCCCACTCAAACCCTGGAAAAGCCGACAAAGGTAAAGGCCACCGAGCAGCCAGAGATGGAGCCTGCCGGCAAAAGCAAGAAGGTCGACCAGGGTAATGGATttaacgcaaaaaaaaaaaaaaaaaaaaatttaacatttcctttcctttccttcatttatttttaggtaAAACCACAACTCCTGGAACGCCCAAAACTAAACCCCACAACAGTGGCTGTAAAACTTCGATGACAACGACAAAGCCCGCCAGTCCAAGCGTGACCATCTCCACGGCTCCACGCAAGGATACATCGGTTGCGACCGGTGGAGGAACCTCTGGACCAGGAGGATCTGCAGCCACTTCTGCTGCCAAGCAGAGGAAGTAGCGCCAGAGTAGCCGCGGTGGATATGGATGCTTGTGTTTTAAGTTTCGCGTTTAAATAATTATGGAAATGGAAGGCCGCAGGAATTCAATATAGAGCGGGAGTTGCGTTTTAAACTTGTTTTCTCTAAGTAAGCTTCTGTTTTTGCGCAAATCATACAATTTagcaatgaaattaattagaaaattcTAAAGCCTAGTAGTTTGTAGATGTCCTAActaaaggcaaacaaaacaaaaccgcTTGAAAACTCTTAATGTAAATTAGTAGGCACGAAAGCAAATCGAGAAGGAGCACGATATTCCAGTTGAAGCAAATATAAGAGGCACCACGCAATTATGTACTGTATATAAATGTGTAACATTGATAGAATTAACGAATTGTGGACTACGGATGATAGTCGATGGGAGAGTCATGGAGCCAGTGGCGCGGCGTTGGGCTGCgtttataacatttttgcgAATCTATACACTATGCCGaattcaatataaaatatatattaaataaatgttatatgtgtgtgtacttAAACCgactttttaattagttgtaCAGATGGCAAGTAATGGACTATTGTATAAAACGTTGGCCTTTATAGGTAATCgtacatttcatttttgatgTGCACAACATTATTTTTGtctattaaaacaaaaatgttcataaatttaatttttacaaagCGCATTCTTTTACAAAGTGCGttgtacaaatatttgacaTGTCTCAAATTAAACCAATGAATCCCTAAACTAAAATCCTACTAAAATGTTAATGCATTCTTTTCAATTCAAacacaatttatttgaaatcaaATACTTTCCAGtaaattaatatacatatgtaagtcGATAGGTAAATACCATACAGACTCAGTTATCGATAAAAAATTGCCAGCTGTGCAACATTTGCTCTGGTGGCCGtattactttttttctttttatacatttataaaaaatatgctgcCCAAACTAAAAATATCCGCATTCCTGCTGAAGGTGAGACTATAAATGGCTTATTTAACCATATATCGTTTACCCGGATTCCCCAATTTTAGCGCCTGGAGCGAACAAAGCAGCAGTGCAGTGGTTGCTTATTTGGAGTTTTCTATGGAGAAGGTACCTTACTCCTTCTGAGTTTCAACATTGAGTCCAGTTTGGGACAGCTGAACTACGAGCAGATCCAACACAGATTTCCGGCGGAACTGGATCTATGCGGACTGGTCAAGTTTGGTGGTTGCACCGATGGCGAGGCGCACCTTAATGAGGTCATCAAATCAGTGGATATCACCGATAATCCCATCCTATTGCAATGCGAATTGGGCACCTTGGTGGGCCTGCGGGCCTCGTTTTTCGTCCACGGAAAGCTGGAGGAGGTACCCTACGAGGTTATGGAGGCATATCAGTTGTACAACGACTTCTGCTTCACCCGGCTGCAGTGCGGATTCTTTCTGCAAACGGCCGCCACACCGGAATCCGTGTCCCGGGAAATGCATGTGCTGCGCAAAAGGGTAGCCGACGGAAATCTAGTGTTTAACGTTCCGCAGACAAAGATTTTCATTAATAACAACGGTCCACTGGACAAACAGCTTAGCGGCGATTCCCAAATTCAGGATCTTATAGACGTCATTCCCACTCCAGGACATGAAAAGGAGACTGCCAGTGTCGACAAAAAGAAGCCCAAAGGTCAGAACACGCCAGTCAAGAGACTGGCTCCGACTGGCTGTGACTACGAGGTGATCCACATAGATGTGATGCGGTCGCGTAGTCGTGATCCCGTGGCCGGAGAACCACCTCATCCGGCACTCAGCATTGCTGTGACCAGTGAGGAACAGATCCGAGTCCAGGTACCATTAGAGATCGAAGCCATGGCCATTCTCTGCCGCAAGACGAAGCTCCAACGGCTATACGACGTGCTCATTGAAAGCATCTGCAGAGGTCTCAGATTGTTCGAATTGAGCCTGATTGAGCATCTCACGGAGTCGGGAAGTGGAAAGCTGCTGGTGCCCGCTAGCTATCACTTCTACCCACAAGAGTTTGGTCACTTCGTGAGCTGCGCATATCTGGAAGGTCTGAGTGACGATACACCAAGCATGCTAGAGAGACGCAAGCGCCTGCATCGACAGTTTGCTTTGCCCGTCAGTCGTCCTTATTTCCGCAGGTCCAACCAGATGCGTTTCCTAGGTGAAACGGAGGACGCACCATGGACTCCGCTGCTAAATACCCACATTGGATTACGTCCCAGTGGAGTTGTCGACGGCAAAGAGTACTTAGTGAATGGTAACTACCATTACTATCATTACCTGCAACAGCAGGTGCAGGACAAGGGATGGGGATGCGCCTATCGCTCGCTGCAGACGATCTGCTCCTGGTTTGTGCTGCAGGGTTATACGAACGCACCGATTCCGACTCATCTGGAGGTGCAGGAATACCTTCACAAGATCAACGACAAACCTGCTGCATTCGTGGGGTCTTCTCAGTGGATTGGCTCCACAGAAATCAGCATGTGTCTGCAGGGATTCCTTAACGTGGACTCAAAGATTCTGCACGTAGCCTCTGGAGCTGAGCTGGCCACTATTGCCTCTGAGCTGGCGATGCATTTCCAAACGCAAGGAACACCGGTGATGATTGGTGGCGGTGTGCTGGCCCACACCATTATCGGAGTAGACTACTGCGTGCAGACGGGTCAGGTGAAGTTCCTCATCTTGGATCCCCATTATACAGGTGCCGATGATTTGGCCACCATTCAAATTAAGGGTTGGTGCGGCTGGAAGGGCATGGACTTCTGGGCCAAGGGCAGCTACTACAATCTCTGCATGCCCCAGCGGCCCATTTTGTATTAGGTTGAGCTAGCTTCTTTTCCATTCGCATTTAGGTAGGCGAGGATGTTTCGATTTGCTTATAGGACTTATAGGACGTATAGGACTTTCTAAATCTTTATTATtgggtaaataaaattattttgtatgcaTTTGTTAGTTGTCTCTTCACTGTTTTACGTTTGGCAATATTACAAGTCGACTCACCCTAAACAAAGATAAAGATAATCCAGGAAAAGCTTTGGTGGTTTTCTGTTTTGATGTGTATGATACCTGTGTACTTTAATTTTCTTCCACTTGTATGTTGAATGTCGATGCTTTATATGTATCCCACTCCCTTATTAAaccatattttaaagttttagcTTAGTAACAAAATGGGGACAGATGTTACTCCTAGAATAACAGCCCAATTGGTCGTCATCCCGGGCTAAACACCACTCTTAGAGTATTTCTTCCAGTAACGCTTGACATCGTCGTGGCCATTCTTTTGCACCACCATCGTGCGAGTTCGCTCATTTTGCCACACCAGCATGTGGATCGACTGGGCGTAGTCTCGTAGCGTTACGAAATCTGTATGCGAGAGGAACTGATTGTACAGCACGCCTTCGGTGTAGGTGAAGCGATTTCGCTCTAGTTCCCACAGCTTAATTTGATCAACGACTGTGGGTGGCAGGCAGGATTTAGAGTGAATGGCTGACTCGACCATGCGCATATTGGGATGCGCATACTGCTCCAGATACGAGACAATCTGCTCCGCCGTGATACCGCCACGCAACGCCTGGCGCACTGAATCGCGGGTCAGCACGCCCACGACGAGATTGGGAAAGCGGTAGAGGAGCTCTGTGAACAGACCCAACACGGCTACCTGGAGCGGAGAATCAGTGTAGGCATACACTCGGTAGTTCGTCTCCACCACGATGTAGCCACAGTCCTGAGTGGCCTCCTCATCCATGGCCACAGAAGCAGTCGCAGCCGCCTCCTTGCTTGTCACATTCAGAGCCAAACGTGTGGGATAGAAGCGTCCCTCCTTACGTTTACGTTGGAAGACTAGTCCAAACTCCCGTAGATGCTGCAGGAAGGTCAGCATCTGATTGTTCATCCCCTCCGAACTGTAATCCCTGCCCAGCGTTGAAAAACTGAGCTGGAACAACATGGACAAGCATTCTGGCAGGCTGATTCCTCTTTCTTCGCACGTGTCCAGGTACTGTAGCATAAAATGCCACACCTGAGCTCGCGTGTCCAGCAGCAGGAACTGAAAGCCCTGCCGGGTTATTGTGATACCGTCTCGTTCATCCCGTTTCATGAGATTGGCGTGCAGCAGAATCCTAACGGCATCCGGACTAATGGCCTCCGCATCGGTGCCACTGCGATTTCCGGTGCCGACCATGTAGTGCAACACGCAGCGCCAGCGGGACATGGCGTATGTATCCAGAAAAGCAATGTCCCTGGGCTTCGAGTCCTTATCCAGCGTGTTGGTCATAGGCCAAGGCTTTCCGCCGCCCAGCAGCACCTGGCGCACGCTTTTCTTGAAGGTGGGCGAGAGCTCCCACGCAGAAAGGCCACCCGGAATGGCTGTGACCCGCCAGACGTTCAAAGCCGTCAGGCAGCTGGTAGCCTCGGCTTGCTCCCTGCAAACGTAATGAATGCATTGCAATGATGTATTTAATCCAATTTGATACAATCTTACTTGGCACAACGTTGGGCACCCCATGATGTGACCACCGCTTGTGGCACAGGCTGATCCACGAACAGTATCCTTATGATAAACTGCCGGGCTATCTCGGGAAGCTCCCGAAATACGGCCAAACAAATGGGCGGATAGTTGTACAGCTTCTCCAACGACTCTGGCGTTTGGCGGGTGCGCAGATACTCCTGAAAGTCCTTGCACTCCAAGTTCGCAGGACCCTGCCCCAAGGGCGACAGGACGGTGTTTCCACTTCCCCCGGCAGCCGAATGCCGACCACTACCGGATTTCGTGTCGGCCATGACGATTCGAATGTCGAATtcgtaaacaaaatattttcatccCGTTGTCATCGATAGCCGGTCTTTCGTCGGGAAACAATCGATAGTATTTATCAAGGGCGTTACGAAGGGGGTTATCGCTGAGGTAAAAGGGCACTTATTGTACTATAAAAAAACCAATTGATTTACACCTAATGCATAAATAGATGTATTGAGTAGtaaatgttattatatttaagttcACTTTTAAAAGAAGGCAACCCCATTTTCCACACCCATGCTATTGAACACAAGGAGAAATTGTGATGGGCCTCCAAATTTATCGATAACTACTCAGCTGTTGTTCTGCACACGTGCTGCGCGAagtatttttgtattgttatttgattttaaatatttttctgacAAAAAATGAGCGACGACGAGGAGCACTACGAACCGAAGGCACACAAGAAGCTGCTGCAGGCCATCGGCAGTCTGGGCAAGGTGCAGCACATCCAGAAGTCAACGCGCGACGAGCGGCAATCGCGCCAGGATGAGTTCCAACTGGTGAAAGGTGTTTCGTCAGCGGAAACGGATAACACCCCCAGGGCCGTGGGTCTGAACGATCTGGTAGACATCCTACGCACCTCCACCAAGCACAGTCAGACGGGCAAGAAGCTCAAGAACATCCAGGGCAGCAAAAAGGTGCTCGAGAAGCCGCTGGAGAAACCAGCAGCGGATCGAATCAAGCGGACCATTGGCTACGAGGGAGTCACCAAGAAGCTCGGTCGTTGGGATGCTGTGGTGGCTCAACAGAGATCTGCAGAGACGCAGGTTAGTAAATGCCAATGCTAACAGTGAGATACACACATAATCTCCAAAACTTATTACAGATCTTCCCCCTACCATCTGAAACGGTTTACGTAAATACTTCGGCGAATGCACGGCCTTTAAACACCAGAGTCAAGTCCAATCTTGCTCAAGAACTCGAGGCTAACAAACGTAAACTACGGGAACTGCGCAAAGCGGAAATTGGGGATACCACGGATgaaaaggagctggccaagcagGAGCGGCTTTTACTACAAAAGAAGCTTACCAGAGACGAACTATTCGCCCGTCGCAAGGAGCTGGCTTACCTGAAGATGCGCGAGTCTCAAAAGTCAGCAAAGGCGCGCATGCAgaacaaaatcaaatcgaaaaagTTCCACAAGCTGCAGAAGCGACAAAAAATGTTGGAGCAGATGAAGGAGTTCGAGTTGCTGCAGAAAACCAATCCAGAGGCGGCGCTGGAAAAGCTTAATGCCCTGGAAAAGAGTCGAGTGCAGGAGCGTGCCAGCCTGCGGCACAAGAACACCGGTACTTGGGCGAAGAATCTGCAGATACGGGCCAAGTACGACAAGGATGTGCGAAAGGATCTGGCAGAGCAGTTGGCTGTTAGCAGGGAACTGACACAGAAAAAGCAGGAGTCAGACAGCGAAGATGAAACCATCAAGAAGAGAGTTGTacccgaggaggaggagaatgACTACGATCCCTTTAATCCTTGGACAAAACGAAAAGCTACAGAGCAaacggaaaatgaaaaaggtgAAAGTGGGGATGCCAATTGGCGGCAATATTGGacaaaaaggaataaaaacgaaaagttACTGGAGGAGCATCGTAGGGATTTGGAAGGAGTCCAGGATAATGACGAGCAGGAGGAGAAAGAAACTATTCAAAAACCATTAACAGAAGTAAAACCTGCTAAGAAGAAACTTAAGAAATCGAAAGTTAAGATAGAAAATGGCTGGCAGGTGGAGGATATTAGCCCAACTGATCGGAAAGAAGCCAAGGAAAGGCCGAATTCAAAAGCCATTGATGACATTTTTGAGAAACACGAGGATCAAATCAGAGCCAAACTAAGTAAGAAAATGGAGAAATTGAAGGAACGGGTAAACAAACTTAAAGAAGCTCCTATCAAGGCAAAGAAGGCGAAAAAGAAGGACGTCTTGCAGAACCTAAAAAGTCTGGCTTTAAAAAAGACAAAGCAGCAGATAGAGATTGACGAGCCCCTTAACTACGAAGAGGATAAAAATTCACAGAATAATATCCCTGTCCAAGTTGAAAGTAACACAGAAAGCACGGAAACCCCAGCTGTGGATACCATAGATCCCAACAAGGTGACAACTTTGGTGTTTACCCAAAAGAAGGGCAACTCGGGAGGCCTTAACGATGCTCTAATAGACGATGAAGCAGCTGAATACGACGAGGAAGACGCAGCTGCTGAACGCCAGTTGACAATCAGTCAGGCCTTCGAGGATGATGACATTGTAGCTGATTTTAATAGGGACAAAGGCAAGGACTCCGAGCTTAAGAACACTGAGCTTCAGCTCGCCCTGCCTGGATGGGGTTCCTGGGCGGGTGCTGGCATTTCGAAGGAGGTCATGGAGCGACGAAACAAGC
It contains:
- the LOC6738167 gene encoding U3 small nucleolar RNA-associated protein 14 homolog A, whose amino-acid sequence is MSDDEEHYEPKAHKKLLQAIGSLGKVQHIQKSTRDERQSRQDEFQLVKGVSSAETDNTPRAVGLNDLVDILRTSTKHSQTGKKLKNIQGSKKVLEKPLEKPAADRIKRTIGYEGVTKKLGRWDAVVAQQRSAETQIFPLPSETVYVNTSANARPLNTRVKSNLAQELEANKRKLRELRKAEIGDTTDEKELAKQERLLLQKKLTRDELFARRKELAYLKMRESQKSAKARMQNKIKSKKFHKLQKRQKMLEQMKEFELLQKTNPEAALEKLNALEKSRVQERASLRHKNTGTWAKNLQIRAKYDKDVRKDLAEQLAVSRELTQKKQESDSEDETIKKRVVPEEEENDYDPFNPWTKRKATEQTENEKGESGDANWRQYWTKRNKNEKLLEEHRRDLEGVQDNDEQEEKETIQKPLTEVKPAKKKLKKSKVKIENGWQVEDISPTDRKEAKERPNSKAIDDIFEKHEDQIRAKLSKKMEKLKERVNKLKEAPIKAKKAKKKDVLQNLKSLALKKTKQQIEIDEPLNYEEDKNSQNNIPVQVESNTESTETPAVDTIDPNKVTTLVFTQKKGNSGGLNDALIDDEAAEYDEEDAAAERQLTISQAFEDDDIVADFNRDKGKDSELKNTELQLALPGWGSWAGAGISKEVMERRNKRLLLKLAAPEKRRDENKDNLYINESASKHARQHMVSSIPFPFRSLADYEASIRAPVGRNFVPETAFRMLTRPAVITRKGQVIEPMTESELVKPDRRLRHIVDRRIKRIPKVPPKAKIA
- the LOC6738166 gene encoding general transcription factor IIH subunit 4 encodes the protein MADTKSGSGRHSAAGGSGNTVLSPLGQGPANLECKDFQEYLRTRQTPESLEKLYNYPPICLAVFRELPEIARQFIIRILFVDQPVPQAVVTSWGAQRCAKEQAEATSCLTALNVWRVTAIPGGLSAWELSPTFKKSVRQVLLGGGKPWPMTNTLDKDSKPRDIAFLDTYAMSRWRCVLHYMVGTGNRSGTDAEAISPDAVRILLHANLMKRDERDGITITRQGFQFLLLDTRAQVWHFMLQYLDTCEERGISLPECLSMLFQLSFSTLGRDYSSEGMNNQMLTFLQHLREFGLVFQRKRKEGRFYPTRLALNVTSKEAAATASVAMDEEATQDCGYIVVETNYRVYAYTDSPLQVAVLGLFTELLYRFPNLVVGVLTRDSVRQALRGGITAEQIVSYLEQYAHPNMRMVESAIHSKSCLPPTVVDQIKLWELERNRFTYTEGVLYNQFLSHTDFVTLRDYAQSIHMLVWQNERTRTMVVQKNGHDDVKRYWKKYSKSGV
- the LOC6738165 gene encoding probable Ufm1-specific protease 2, which gives rise to MLPKLKISAFLLKRLERTKQQCSGCLFGVFYGEGTLLLLSFNIESSLGQLNYEQIQHRFPAELDLCGLVKFGGCTDGEAHLNEVIKSVDITDNPILLQCELGTLVGLRASFFVHGKLEEVPYEVMEAYQLYNDFCFTRLQCGFFLQTAATPESVSREMHVLRKRVADGNLVFNVPQTKIFINNNGPLDKQLSGDSQIQDLIDVIPTPGHEKETASVDKKKPKGQNTPVKRLAPTGCDYEVIHIDVMRSRSRDPVAGEPPHPALSIAVTSEEQIRVQVPLEIEAMAILCRKTKLQRLYDVLIESICRGLRLFELSLIEHLTESGSGKLLVPASYHFYPQEFGHFVSCAYLEGLSDDTPSMLERRKRLHRQFALPVSRPYFRRSNQMRFLGETEDAPWTPLLNTHIGLRPSGVVDGKEYLVNGNYHYYHYLQQQVQDKGWGCAYRSLQTICSWFVLQGYTNAPIPTHLEVQEYLHKINDKPAAFVGSSQWIGSTEISMCLQGFLNVDSKILHVASGAELATIASELAMHFQTQGTPVMIGGGVLAHTIIGVDYCVQTGQVKFLILDPHYTGADDLATIQIKGWCGWKGMDFWAKGSYYNLCMPQRPILY